From a region of the Tamandua tetradactyla isolate mTamTet1 chromosome 10, mTamTet1.pri, whole genome shotgun sequence genome:
- the LOC143647917 gene encoding olfactory receptor 5K1-like, translating to MTEDNHSVTTEFILTGFTDRPEVKILLFVVFFVIYLITMMGNLGLVVLIYMERHLHTPMYIFLGNLALMDSCCSCAITPKMLENFFSKDRMISLYECMAQFYFLCFAETADCFLLAAMAYDRYVAICSPLQYHTRMSMKLCVQMTTVIYIMAYLHPIIHVGFLFRLTFCGSHQINHFFCDVFPLYRLSCVDPYINELMIIICTGSIQVFTITVVLISYLCILYTIFKMKSKTGRSKALLTCASHFFSVSIFYGSLLFVYVQPSSVKEEDEDISVAVFYTLVIPLLNPFIYSLRNKEVINVMKTIMKKNKSHNSLK from the coding sequence atgaccgAGGATAACCACTCCGTGACAACTGAATTTATTCTCACAGGATTTACAGATCGACCAGAGGTAAAGATCCTTCTCTTTGTGGTGTTCTTTGTCATCTATCTGATCACCATGATGGGGAATCTGGGTTTGGTGGTACTGATCTATATGGAGCGTCATCTTCACACACCAATGTACATCTTTCTGGGCAATCTCGCTCTGATGGATTCATGCTGTTCCTGTGCTATTACGCCCAAGATGTTAGAGAACTTCTTTTCAAAAGACAGAATGATTTCTCTCTATGAATGCATGGCACAAttctatttcctttgttttgctgAAACTGCAGACTGCTTTCTTCTGGCAGCAATGGCCTATGACCGGTACGTGGCCATATGCAGCCCACTGCAGTACCACACCAGGATGTCGATGAAACTGTGTGTTCAGATGACCACAGTGATCTACATAATGGCATACCTGCATCCAATAATtcatgtagggtttctgtttaggtTAACTTTCTGTGGTTCTCATCAAATCAATCACTTCTTTTGTGATGTTTTTCCACTGTACagactttcttgtgttgaccccTACATCAATGAGCTGATGATAATTATCTGTACAGGGTCAATTCAAGTCTTTACTATTACTGTAGTCCTGATCTCATATCTATGCATTCTTTAcactattttcaaaatgaaatctaAAACAGGAAGAAGCAAAGCTTTATTGACTTGTGCATCCCATTTTTTCTCTGTCTCAATATTCTATGGTTCTCTTCTTTTTGTGTATGTTCAGCCAAGTTCAGTTAAAGAAGAAGATGAAGATATATCTGTTGCTgttttttatacactagtaattcCTTTATTAAATCCCTTTATTTATAGTCTAAGAAATAAGGAAGTAATAAATGTTATGAAAacaattatgaagaaaaataaatctcataaCAGTCTGAAATAA